In Rhizobium sp. ZPR4, a genomic segment contains:
- a CDS encoding VOC family protein, translating to MTVLRIIPNLPAADPATARLFYHDLLGLDVVMDHGWIVTFASEAATVPQISVASEGGSGTLVPDLSIEVDDVDGLYQRATSMGFGILYDLTDEPWGVRRFYVRDPFGKVVNILSHR from the coding sequence GTGACCGTCCTACGCATCATCCCTAACCTCCCTGCCGCCGATCCCGCCACGGCCCGTCTCTTCTACCATGACCTGCTCGGCCTCGACGTCGTCATGGATCACGGCTGGATCGTCACCTTCGCCTCCGAAGCGGCAACGGTTCCGCAGATCAGCGTCGCCAGCGAAGGCGGTTCGGGAACACTCGTCCCCGATCTCTCCATCGAAGTCGACGATGTCGACGGACTCTATCAGCGCGCCACATCCATGGGCTTCGGGATACTGTATGACCTTACGGACGAGCCCTGGGGCGTTCGCCGTTTCTATGTCCGCGATCCCTTCGGCAAGGTCGTCAACATCCTCTCCCACCGCTGA
- a CDS encoding 6,7-dimethyl-8-ribityllumazine synthase — MTISISTQPSRIAIIRARWHADIVDRSVDSFVAEWQTVEGASPIDIFDVPGALEIPLHAQTLARNGRYSAIVATAFVVDGGIYRHEFVANTVLDAMMRVQLDTGVPILSAVLTPHHFQESEAHIQFFKEHFIIKGREVASACRHILSERAKLLPAVTV; from the coding sequence ATGACCATTTCGATTTCTACCCAGCCGAGCCGCATCGCGATCATTCGGGCTCGCTGGCATGCTGACATCGTCGACCGCTCGGTCGACTCCTTCGTTGCCGAATGGCAGACGGTGGAAGGCGCATCGCCGATCGATATCTTCGACGTGCCCGGCGCACTGGAAATTCCGCTGCATGCGCAGACCCTTGCCCGCAACGGCCGCTATTCCGCGATCGTCGCCACCGCTTTCGTTGTCGACGGTGGCATCTATCGCCATGAATTCGTTGCGAACACGGTCCTCGACGCAATGATGCGCGTCCAGCTCGATACCGGTGTGCCGATCCTCTCGGCGGTTCTGACGCCGCATCATTTCCAGGAGTCGGAAGCACATATCCAGTTCTTCAAGGAACATTTCATCATCAAGGGCCGCGAAGTGGCCAGCGCCTGCCGCCATATCCTCAGCGAACGCGCCAAGCTGCTACCGGCCGTCACGGTCTGA
- a CDS encoding ABC transporter permease produces MKLQKFFAWIAVVIGAIYFIVPLIGTLEFSLRMRRDAYSFDAYASVFSDSHFLYAFGYSMLMAVLTIIVGMLLVVPTAYWVRLRLPQLRPIVEFITLMPLVIPAIVIVFGYLRLYNSSSILPLTGFEQTTNFLLVCSYIVLSLPYMYRSVDTAMRTIDVGTLTEAAESLGAKWTTIMFRCIFPNVMSGVLSGAFITLAIVMGEFTMASLLNRPAFGPYMQLVGANQAYQSSALAIIALAVTWLSMGFLQLVSRFSKLAPIKA; encoded by the coding sequence ATGAAGCTGCAGAAATTCTTCGCCTGGATCGCGGTCGTCATCGGCGCCATCTATTTCATCGTCCCGCTCATCGGCACGCTGGAATTCTCGCTGCGCATGCGCCGCGACGCCTATAGTTTCGACGCCTACGCTTCGGTCTTTTCCGACTCGCACTTTCTCTATGCGTTCGGCTATTCCATGCTCATGGCCGTGCTGACCATCATCGTCGGCATGTTGCTCGTGGTTCCCACGGCCTATTGGGTCCGGCTTCGTTTGCCGCAGCTACGCCCGATCGTCGAATTCATCACCCTGATGCCGCTGGTCATCCCGGCAATCGTCATCGTCTTCGGCTATTTGCGTCTCTATAATTCGTCCTCGATCCTGCCTCTGACGGGCTTCGAGCAGACCACGAATTTCCTACTGGTCTGCTCCTATATTGTCTTGTCGCTCCCCTATATGTATCGTTCGGTCGATACGGCGATGCGCACGATCGACGTCGGCACCCTGACGGAAGCGGCGGAAAGCCTTGGCGCGAAGTGGACGACCATCATGTTCCGCTGCATCTTCCCCAATGTCATGAGTGGCGTTCTCTCCGGCGCGTTCATCACACTGGCGATCGTCATGGGCGAATTCACGATGGCATCGTTGCTTAATCGGCCGGCTTTCGGCCCCTACATGCAGCTCGTCGGCGCCAACCAGGCCTATCAGTCCTCGGCACTGGCCATCATCGCGCTTGCAGTGACCTGGCTCAGCATGGGCTTCCTGCAGCTCGTTTCCCGCTTCTCCAAATTGGCTCCGATTAAGGCGTAA
- a CDS encoding ABC transporter ATP-binding protein, producing the protein MAFLELTHIKKSFGDIHVVHDFNMNIEKGEFISFLGPSGCGKTTVLRMIAGFETPTAGTLSINGKDQRALKPNQRNIGMVFQAYALFPNMTVHDNVAFGLKVAGMAKPDIDKRVKEMLALIKLDHLAGRYPYQMSGGQQQRVALARAIAVKPQVLLLDEPLSALDAKIRVSLREEIRAIQQQLGITTVFVTHDQEEALSISDRIVVMNAGRADQIGTPFEIYNTPATRFVASFVGTLNLIEGKVVDPDSNRIMIGDQGVTLKQSVTAYKPGDTVSLALRPEAGSLAESAKGDTALTGEVSSAHFLGSVIRTRMNVAGNTISFDMFNSPGMMPPSVGEKVTLRFASSDLLVIQD; encoded by the coding sequence ATGGCTTTTCTCGAACTCACCCACATCAAGAAGTCCTTCGGCGATATCCACGTCGTTCACGATTTCAATATGAACATCGAGAAGGGAGAATTCATCTCCTTCCTCGGACCTTCGGGTTGCGGCAAGACGACCGTGCTGCGCATGATCGCCGGTTTCGAAACACCGACCGCCGGCACCCTGTCGATCAACGGCAAGGATCAGCGGGCGTTAAAACCGAACCAGCGCAATATCGGCATGGTGTTCCAGGCTTACGCGCTGTTCCCGAACATGACGGTGCACGACAACGTCGCTTTCGGCCTCAAGGTCGCCGGGATGGCGAAGCCCGACATCGACAAGCGCGTCAAGGAAATGCTTGCTCTCATCAAGCTCGATCACCTCGCCGGCCGCTATCCCTATCAGATGTCCGGCGGCCAGCAGCAGCGCGTGGCGCTCGCCCGCGCCATCGCGGTCAAGCCGCAGGTCCTCCTGCTCGACGAGCCGCTCTCGGCCCTCGACGCCAAGATCCGTGTATCACTGCGCGAGGAAATCCGCGCCATCCAGCAGCAGCTGGGCATCACCACAGTTTTCGTGACGCACGATCAGGAAGAAGCTCTGTCGATCTCCGATCGCATCGTCGTCATGAATGCCGGCCGCGCCGACCAGATCGGCACGCCGTTCGAGATCTATAACACGCCGGCAACGCGCTTCGTCGCCTCCTTCGTCGGTACGCTGAACCTGATCGAGGGCAAGGTCGTCGATCCCGACAGCAACCGGATCATGATCGGTGATCAGGGCGTGACCCTGAAGCAGTCGGTCACGGCCTACAAGCCGGGCGATACCGTATCGCTCGCCCTGCGTCCGGAAGCCGGCTCACTGGCGGAATCGGCCAAGGGCGACACGGCGCTGACGGGCGAGGTTTCCTCGGCACACTTCCTGGGCTCCGTCATCCGCACTCGTATGAACGTCGCTGGCAACACGATTTCCTTCGACATGTTCAACAGCCCCGGCATGATGCCTCCGAGCGTTGGCGAGAAGGTGACGCTGCGCTTCGCCTCCTCCGACCTGCTGGTCATCCAGGATTGA